Proteins from a single region of Microtus ochrogaster isolate Prairie Vole_2 linkage group LG5, MicOch1.0, whole genome shotgun sequence:
- the LOC101980652 gene encoding zinc finger protein 120-like, with amino-acid sequence METYLGEDGLDKKPRKLKRDQGKLQHHDMKTVTYDDVHVNFTLEEWALLNPSQKNLYKDVMLETYGNLTAVGYSWEDKYTEKYCQSSRRHGRHERNHTEEKLFENTQCVKTFPYHSHLQIHKRTHAGEKPYECNQSDKAFAYYSHHQSQKRTHECNQCGKAFTRHNHLLIHKRKHTGDKPYECNQCGKAFSQHSNLQHHKRIHSGEKPYKCKQCGKAFTRRSHLVIHKRKHTGEKPYECNQCGKAFSQHSNLQYHKRIHSGEKPYECKQCGKAFTRHSHLVIHKRKHTGEKPYECKQCGKTFVCQSSLKIHKRTHTGEKPYECNQCGKAFAYHSNIKIHERIHVREKPYKCNQCGKTFLRHAYLQQHKRTHTGEKP; translated from the exons ATGGAAACCTACTTAGGAGAGGACGGCCTTGATAAAAAGCCGAG GAAACTGAAAAGAGATCAGGGCAAACTTCAACACCACGACATGAAGAcagtgacctatgatgatgtTCATGTTAACTTCACTCTGGAAGAGTGGGCTTTGCTGAATCCTTCCCAGAAGAATCTgtacaaagatgtgatgctggagacctacgGGAACCTAACTGCTGTAGGCTACAGTTGGGAAGACAAATATACTGAAAAATATTGTCAAAGTTCTAGAAGACATGGAAGGCATGAAAGAAATCATACTGAAGAGAAACTGTTTGAAAATACTCAATGTGTTAAAACTTTTCCATATCACAGTCATCTTCagatacataaaagaacacatgctggagagaaaccctatgaatgtaatcagagTGATAAAGCCTTTGCATATTATAGTCATCACCAAAGTcaaaaaagaacacatgaatGTAACCAGTGTGGAAAAGCCTTTACACGTCATAATCATCTACTaatacataaaagaaagcatactgGTGacaaaccctatgaatgtaatcagtgtggtaaagccttttcacaACACAGTAATCTCCAGCATCATAAAAGAATACattctggagagaaaccttataaatgtaagcagtgtggtaaagcctttacaCGTCGTAGTCATCTtgtaatacataaaagaaaacatactggagagaaaccgtatgaatgtaatcagtgtggtaaagccttttcacaACACAGTAATCTCCAATATCATAAAAGAATACattctggagagaaaccctatgaatgtaagcagtgtggtaaagcctttacaCGTCATAGTCATCTtgtaatacataaaagaaaacatactggagagaaaccgtaTGAATGTAAGCAGTGTGGTAAAACTTTTGTATGTCAGAGTAgtctcaaaatacataaaagaacacatactggagagaaaccctatgaatgcaaccaatgtggtaaagcctttgcatatcACAGTAATatcaaaatacatgaaagaattcATGTTAGAGAGAAACCTTATAAATGTAACCAATGTGGTAAAACCTTTTTACGTCATGCTTATCTTcagcaacataaaagaacacatactggagagaaaccttaa